ACCTCCTCCTCCTTTAGTCCCACCATCCCCTCCATCCGCTAATAGAACTCCGCTAACATCCACACTATCCTTCACTTGTATCCAAATCCTCCCTCCACCTTTCCCTCCGTAATCATCCTCCTTACTAGTAGTACCTCCTTTACTCCCATAACTCCACGGCTCCATCAACCAGTCCCACCCATACGCATCCCCTCCCCATACATCCTCAGGTAACTTCTTATTATCCATCACACAACTTGCTCCTCTCCCTCCATATCCCCCACCGGCACCCTGAGCCTCAGTCGGAGTCCCTGTGATTATGGATGGCTCACCTCCCAATGCGGTTGAATTAATCACCGATCCAGTAAATAAAGTAGCATTTCCGGCCTCAATATAAACGGAACCAGCTACAATCTTAGCGCTAGGGTTTAATCTAAATTCTCCGGTTATATTAACGACAATCGAGCAACCTGAGCTGGGGCAAGCTAGAACTACCCCTTGAAGAATGAATAAATTGCCATCTCCAGGAACATAAATATCATTGGTGAAGTTCAAGCTATAATTAAGCTGGCAGGTGGTGTTGAGTGAGCCGATACCTTTAAGATCTTCGCATGATAGCGGGGGAGGGTGAGGCGGTGCAGGCGGCGTCGGTGGGGAATAATCGCGGTGAAATAAGTCGGAGGCTGTGTCGTAATCGATAATCGAGAAATCGGAGGGAGAAGCGGACGCGGGAGGAAAGCTAGGGTTCAAAATTGTAAGGTGAAAAGTTAGGAGAAATGTTAAACGGCGAAAAAATGGCGGCGGCATTTCGAACAATCGTCGGAAAACTAGAAGGTGCATAAAAGAGAGGTACGATGCGCATGAACGTTATGCATGTATTTTATATGCATGCAGCTTTATGAAGCAGCGGTATGTCTATAGAAAATCGTCTCTGGGATTGAGAGGGGGTGGATGAATGTTGAATGGTGGTGGTGGAGAAAGACGAATGGCAGAGAAAGGACGATGGGTGGAGAGAAGGCGACGAGTTCGGAATCGGTGGACACAGCAGAGAGAGGCTTCGAAAGAGGTCATGCTTGTGCGCTTCGCTTGATTTCTTTTGGATTCCTGCAGCTTGCCCAGTCGGAGTAAAACCGACCCGCTTCCACTGTTTGGATTGTTTGCGGGGAATTGCGGCCCAGTTTGCCATGGATCTTACCACATTTCCACTGCTCCATTTACTCACAAGTTTGGGGCGGGAACGATCGCATTCTAAAATCTGAACTGTGCCCtcgatttgatttttttttctttttctttttcctcttcagTAGAAGATTCCAAACCCTACGAGGGAAAGTTTGAGAGTGAGATCATGCATAATTGCATTTGATTAATGTTTTTACTAATTAAGTCAGTTGTATGCTTGTGTTTGTGAAGGCATGTGTAATTGCCACTAATAATTGCATCGCAAGTCATAACATCTATGTTAGTATCAGTTTTTTTGCATGTAATGTAGACAACGATACAATAAACATAGACGCATAAACAGCAAAAGTAGATATTaagacatttaaaaaaaaaataacaaattttacaatCGATTAAAATTTATGCTTAAAACTCAATTCCAACGATCAAATGTCAAAGTATTTATTTCATATCATGAAATGTTCTCTCTATTGCCAAACTGTGATCGTAAAGAATCTCAATCAAGATTTTTAAATAAGTTGTACGGTTTTGTGACAATGAtctataaaattaatatttttgaatttaaaGAACGTATATCATTTGCAGCAAAAAGGAAAGTCAGATTGTCAGGATTAAAAATTATGTAGTATtaaccgtttggattagctgtttttgaggggtgtttttgaaaaattttattgtaacaggcagagtttgtttttaaagtatattttgggatttgGGATATTTAAAAGTAGAAgagtttctagaatatattttgagatattttttaaaatcttaaactaatttttagattaccttttaaaaatttcttattgtatttaaaaaactaatttttgaaaaacactaaCAAAAGGAACAAACTAAAAGTTGCGACTATTATACAACCCACACAATGACAAGTTTCCCCTGTAGCTAGCTTTAGATTGCCTTCCCATTTGCCCTTTgcatattttaaataaatgaagTAGGTAATCATGCATGTTATCATAATTTACTTGACTTTTAAACTCTTATCAATAATGGCTGGTCTTGATGAATGAagcttttattaaaaaatgctGTTGGAGCTTTAATAAGAATAAAAAAGCTAAAATTGTAAATGCTTCGATTTCATTAATGGTACGGTGgaaaaaatacaataaagcgAGTTGTacacaaattttcaaatgaatggtaaAATAATCTGAGAAGGCTTCTGCACATCTTCTCGATACAGAATCCATCATCCAATCTCCTGCTTCCACTGTTTTTCTTGCAGTTGATATCCTACATCTCGATCTGTTCACCACCTGAGTTTTGCTGGGAAGTACTGCACCCGATCAAAAGTTTCGATGTTAAATGCAAGCAAAACACAGAAACTGCTATATTTGATAGCTTCAGCTGAAGAAACTGTTGTTTTATCAGGCACCCACCTTTTCAATGAGGGAGAGGTAATATGGCTTCACCTTTTCGACATCAATCCGGACTTTGCTTTTGCTGTAAAGGTCATATTTGCTGCACAAAACATAGTACCAGATGGGGTTAATTATGATTTTGTCGTACGAAAGAAATCAAGATCCCATTGTGTTGTATAGAGAGGAAAAGGGGAAATTTACTTGAAAACTTTGAGCCACCTCAAGCTCTCATGATCCTCCTCATTCATCAAGTGCGTGTATGCTCCTGCCCTGTGCAGTGCTGCAGAACATTCACAGCTCAATGAAGAAACAAAACCGAACCTCCTCCATCGATCTAACCACCCTACCTAACTAAGAAAATGTGTAGAATTTTCAGTGTAAATTGAAAAAAGACTGCTTACGGTAAAAAGAGTGATAGCGGATAGTAAAAAGAGCTGCCGGCGGCAATGTTGTTCCGTTTTCCTTAGCGACctgcatatacatatatatattcataaataaataaataagaacttCGTTAACCATAAGATGCCAAAGAAAATAAACCAAGAAAAAGGTCTCGAGCTCCGAAGATGCATGATTTCATCAAGCATACCAAATACATGTAATCATCGTGGCCCCAAGACATAACCACGTTTTCCAATCCACATCCCTCTTCATAAATCCCGTTCTTGGTGCTGTAGGAAGGGTTGCTGTGATCGGGATTGTCCTTGAAATACtgcaaaaaattagaaaaaaaaaagtgattattttccaTTTGTTTGTGATCCAATTCATAAGTTACCTAACAATAAATGGCACGGCATGGCAGGTTCAGTTTTAGAAGAGCACCTTGTGGTGGACGATGGATTCATCGAAAGCACAACCAAGAGGAAACGTGTCACCTGAAAAGTGTTGAAGGCAAATGTACTTAGAGCACTGTGCTTATAGAAATTTTACAGCTGAAAAGTATAAATGGTAACGCTGATGATTATTATTCAGATTCAGACGGCACTCACCAACAACAGCCCACTGCGGGAGCTCTCCAAAGGTGGGATGCAGAAGAACTTTTCCAAGATCTGTTGTTGTCGAAGggaaaccacaaaaaaaaaaaaaaaaaaaaaccttaattATAGATTTTGCAATAGTAAGATGGAGATCAAGAGAAATTGTAGTGAATAAGTCAATGATAAAGCATCGCAGTGTATCATTTGAGAGCAGGATCCGAATGTAATAAGTAGGCAGATTATATACCGTGAATGAGTCCCGTCAAATGCAACCAATCCTCATTAGGGTAATCTTTTCTGATAGCCTCCGCAGTCTGCAGCAAATGTTCAATTTGGGGCTCATCCAAATCAGGATCGCTGTCATCAACAACATCATTGAGAAGTTCACAGCACTCCCATATGCTCATTTCTGCTTTATCCAACTTCGCATACCCTTCCCTCATCCTCTTCACCTGCCCCATTTCCATGCAGACTTATTACTACTACTAATCTTCCCttcataataaataataataatacctGAAAATCTCATCCTCTGAACTCGATCTCCTACGTACATTAGTTATTAATAATCCCGACTTGATTTTCACTTCGTGGATTATTGACAGTATACGCGGAATAGTACTATTAATGCTTACAAAGTCGTAGGTCTGGTTTATGTGGTTGACGCGGTAGAATTCCTCCACGGTCTTC
The Coffea arabica cultivar ET-39 chromosome 6c, Coffea Arabica ET-39 HiFi, whole genome shotgun sequence genome window above contains:
- the LOC113692327 gene encoding inositol oxygenase 1, encoding MTILIEQQPDLGFPVGEKNIPHDTINELVLDGGFVMPKTTSDGFEAPEINSFGHSFRDYNAESERQKTVEEFYRVNHINQTYDFVKRMREGYAKLDKAEMSIWECCELLNDVVDDSDPDLDEPQIEHLLQTAEAIRKDYPNEDWLHLTGLIHDLGKVLLHPTFGELPQWAVVGDTFPLGCAFDESIVHHKYFKDNPDHSNPSYSTKNGIYEEGCGLENVVMSWGHDDYMYLVAKENGTTLPPAALFTIRYHSFYPLHRAGAYTHLMNEEDHESLRWLKVFNKYDLYSKSKVRIDVEKVKPYYLSLIEKYFPAKLRW